In Marinobacter alexandrii, a single window of DNA contains:
- a CDS encoding DUF4249 family protein, which produces MKNILIVIVILFSIRCSKPFQFDVRSSTLDVIDAKISTLSERSFVRIYRVLNEEERIPISDLDVKVITGDGEEFDFIYDDVDRYLPISPFFVGEIGQEYKMMAFKSNRLMYESSFDAIPAPIEFTIKAKDTLILRLSSQNIIVDEKAVVAVAEIGAQESQSYGRINFGYSYLDFFSNEKTEVETDQYALYACEVNAGCSENIKVPIGYTFKDEWRFVDQTVFCELARDTTDFGMICILPCCQFLENWPTEFYANLESMSFATYKYWKDANSLLNNDGLVFDTFPFPVSGNITCNSCESDVVGLFRAVSETIATTPRTL; this is translated from the coding sequence ATGAAGAACATATTGATCGTCATTGTTATTCTTTTCTCTATCCGATGTAGTAAACCGTTTCAGTTTGATGTAAGAAGCTCAACACTAGATGTCATTGATGCAAAAATTTCTACATTAAGTGAACGTTCATTCGTTCGCATCTACAGGGTTCTAAATGAGGAAGAACGAATTCCTATTTCAGACTTAGATGTGAAAGTAATAACAGGAGATGGGGAAGAGTTTGACTTCATTTACGATGATGTAGATAGATATCTTCCTATTTCACCTTTTTTTGTAGGGGAGATAGGTCAAGAATATAAAATGATGGCTTTCAAGTCTAATAGACTTATGTATGAGTCGTCATTTGACGCTATACCAGCACCTATCGAATTTACTATAAAGGCAAAAGACACCTTGATTTTAAGACTGTCATCTCAAAACATTATCGTTGATGAAAAAGCGGTCGTTGCAGTAGCTGAAATCGGAGCTCAAGAAAGTCAATCATATGGACGAATAAATTTTGGATACTCTTACCTTGATTTTTTTAGCAATGAGAAAACGGAAGTAGAGACTGACCAGTATGCATTGTACGCTTGTGAAGTCAATGCAGGTTGTTCGGAGAATATTAAGGTTCCAATTGGCTATACTTTTAAAGACGAGTGGCGTTTTGTTGATCAAACTGTTTTTTGTGAACTAGCCAGGGATACCACAGACTTTGGCATGATTTGTATTTTACCATGTTGTCAATTTTTAGAAAATTGGCCTACGGAATTTTATGCAAACCTTGAGTCTATGTCTTTTGCTACCTATAAATATTGGAAAGATGCTAACAGCTTGTTAAATAATGACGGATTAGTGTTTGATACATTTCCATTTCCTGTAAGCGGAAATATTACCTGCAATAGTTGTGAGAGCGATGTTGTAGGTTTATTTAGAGCAGTTTCTGAAACTATTGCCACTACACCTAGAACATTATGA
- a CDS encoding RNA polymerase sigma factor, whose amino-acid sequence MYISAKKYDDEESLWQRFVAGDKSVFGKLYSTYHKSLTAYCIGKVGSLEQAENIASDVLIKLLQYEKVSEIENFEGWMFHVAKNECLTYLSKNERRRKLLNDNYPMELERLPDVEMSFSMENMDKLIRSALDEKDYKIWQLHQQGYDNQEIADIIDTTEKTVANRKSIARAKLKDVFKELNE is encoded by the coding sequence ATGTACATATCAGCTAAGAAGTATGATGACGAAGAGTCTCTGTGGCAAAGATTTGTCGCAGGAGATAAGTCTGTTTTTGGAAAGCTCTACTCCACCTATCATAAGAGCTTAACAGCCTATTGCATAGGTAAAGTTGGCAGTCTTGAACAGGCAGAGAATATAGCTTCCGATGTGCTAATCAAACTGTTACAATATGAAAAGGTCAGTGAAATTGAAAATTTTGAAGGATGGATGTTTCATGTGGCTAAGAATGAATGTCTCACTTACTTAAGTAAAAACGAGAGAAGGAGAAAGCTCTTAAATGATAACTATCCTATGGAGCTGGAACGGCTCCCTGATGTGGAAATGAGCTTTTCTATGGAAAACATGGATAAACTTATTCGGTCTGCTCTCGATGAAAAGGATTATAAAATATGGCAACTTCATCAACAAGGGTATGACAATCAGGAAATTGCAGATATTATTGATACTACTGAAAAAACAGTAGCTAATCGAAAATCTATCGCGAGAGCGAAATTAAAGGATGTGTTTAAGGAATTAAATGAGTAG
- a CDS encoding NosD domain-containing protein, producing the protein MKKITMICAGIICAFLSTAQTTRIANNNPGATGGTNVYTGTDALQDAIDAAVSGDIIHVVPSAEDYNDGMIDGKSLTIIGIGLDPTSDIGLRSLVDEIRLDNTGASGSRISGLHVSRVSMAISTTFAHTVSNVLIENCLIDRIHGAGFAVGSPNSISGIIIRNCIINSSNSTGDAQGFELYNSSGVVIENNIIKGRCCVAGSVQGVGMTIQHNLFFNGSNGISFHNIDDCIVRNNIFLNSTPGIGTGQTGNTFTNNLSYNTTNDVFLDGVDGNTASGNLEGVNPMLTDVPQSTSDWNFSNDITPITGSPVLGAATDGTDIGPTGGAVPFNIEGSFLPLIESLSVPTVVSQGVDLQVTIKARGNITND; encoded by the coding sequence ATGAAAAAAATAACTATGATATGCGCAGGTATTATTTGTGCATTTTTATCCACAGCCCAAACCACTCGGATTGCTAATAATAATCCAGGAGCAACAGGAGGAACCAATGTTTATACTGGCACTGATGCATTGCAGGATGCCATAGATGCTGCTGTTTCTGGAGATATCATTCATGTGGTACCAAGTGCTGAGGATTACAATGACGGAATGATAGATGGTAAGTCATTAACCATTATTGGTATAGGGCTAGACCCAACTAGTGATATTGGATTGAGATCACTAGTTGATGAAATAAGACTGGATAATACGGGCGCTTCAGGGTCTAGAATTTCAGGGTTACATGTAAGTAGAGTAAGCATGGCTATAAGCACGACATTTGCACATACTGTTTCTAATGTCTTAATTGAAAATTGCCTGATTGATCGTATTCATGGAGCTGGTTTTGCAGTTGGTTCACCCAACTCGATCTCTGGTATTATCATAAGAAACTGTATAATAAATTCTTCTAATAGTACGGGTGATGCACAAGGGTTCGAATTGTATAATTCCTCGGGTGTAGTTATTGAAAATAATATCATCAAAGGAAGGTGCTGTGTAGCAGGTTCAGTTCAGGGAGTGGGGATGACAATTCAGCATAATCTGTTTTTTAATGGATCTAACGGTATTTCATTTCATAACATAGATGATTGTATCGTTAGAAATAATATTTTCTTGAATTCTACGCCAGGAATTGGAACCGGCCAGACAGGCAATACTTTTACCAACAACCTAAGCTATAATACAACCAACGATGTTTTTCTAGATGGAGTTGATGGAAATACAGCATCTGGCAACCTCGAAGGGGTAAATCCAATGCTGACGGACGTGCCTCAATCAACAAGCGACTGGAATTTCAGCAATGACATTACTCCTATAACAGGATCACCAGTATTGGGAGCAGCGACTGATGGAACAGATATTGGACCTACGGGAGGAGCCGTTCCATTTAACATTGAAGGTTCCTTCCTTCCTTTGATTGAATCACTAAGTGTACCTACTGTAGTGTCGCAAGGTGTTGATCTTCAGGTCACTATCAAAGCGAGAGGAAATATCACTAATGACTAG
- a CDS encoding carboxypeptidase-like regulatory domain-containing protein, with protein sequence MKRLLTVIAYCAIGYTYCQNSTSLDKYLAHLDSTTNQTFLFKKVWIDSLRVPDYQDPDYLNVIQEAISNTGLRLHTHQEKFVFIYPNRLEVEKQALLNSISGSSRIVENIRIGDPDRFNPNEEYTLNGVVNDEFSEPLIGVNILMNGSLVSRTSSDGSYALKLRPGNYELQYSYVGRENETRLITFYSSGSINISLFPESRLLDEVVVEQQGLTDNAYGPAIGIQRIGIDKLEKLASFSGDIDVVKSITTLPGITISGESSSYLNVRGGSNDQTLVLMNNTTIFNPGHLLGFFSVFNGDFVSDVTILKGNIPAKYGIRASSVLDVKMNKWATKKLNVYGGVGIVNSNLGVKTKLLDDKLDLHIGGRISYINWILGLVPDKDILQSSAQFGDANFSSRYRINDKNSIFFSSYYGEDFFKFSDKIIYQWSTFNNQFKWTKILKNDWILESEVASSTLNNNSESLIFNDEFDFENGISEYSLKSNISNERIIAGVDVTKYNIDLGNIKPTTSNSIVEEKSLDEEDALNIGIHASYLTKVSDYLEITTGLRFNYFMNLGPSEINVYGNGAPFTQDNIIGQEIINDGDLNYSKYTWEPRVGIKYNINENSITAGYSRVNQFLHLISNTVLINPSTVWKASDRFIPPTQIDQFSLGYTHNLIKNNISISVDGFYKIMSDLVEYRNGANLVLNENIEQEILRGEGRSYGVELLVSKEKGLFTGLASYTYSRTFVTVNDARQGVEINSGNKYPFYSDRPHNFKASFDLKLSKKWTLSSNFTYLTGAPINTPVNIFAIDGVRVPFFSNRNSDRIPDYHRLDLVVTLKSRIRKTKKNNDRWVFALYNVYGRDNIATVFFSSENNAPSQPFALVNVGRMIPTITYKFEF encoded by the coding sequence ATGAAGAGACTATTAACAGTAATTGCCTATTGCGCAATAGGGTATACCTATTGCCAGAATTCAACATCGTTAGATAAATATCTAGCCCATTTGGATTCAACAACTAACCAAACATTCTTATTTAAGAAAGTCTGGATAGATTCATTGCGTGTTCCGGATTACCAAGATCCAGACTATCTCAATGTTATTCAAGAAGCTATTTCAAACACAGGTCTCCGACTCCATACGCACCAAGAAAAGTTTGTCTTTATATACCCAAATAGGTTAGAAGTAGAAAAACAAGCTTTATTGAATAGTATATCTGGGAGTTCAAGAATAGTTGAAAATATTAGAATAGGTGACCCAGATAGATTTAATCCAAATGAAGAATATACTTTGAATGGAGTGGTCAATGATGAGTTTAGTGAACCTTTAATTGGCGTCAATATCCTCATGAATGGCAGCTTAGTTAGTCGTACTAGCTCAGATGGTAGCTATGCTTTAAAACTGAGACCTGGGAACTATGAATTGCAGTATAGCTATGTGGGGCGAGAGAATGAAACAAGACTTATCACCTTCTATTCATCTGGAAGCATAAATATTTCACTATTTCCGGAATCCAGATTACTGGATGAAGTAGTAGTCGAACAGCAAGGGCTTACTGACAATGCCTACGGCCCAGCTATTGGCATCCAAAGAATAGGGATAGACAAACTAGAGAAATTAGCTTCTTTCTCAGGGGATATTGATGTAGTAAAGAGCATAACTACACTTCCTGGAATCACCATTTCTGGGGAAAGCTCTTCATATCTAAATGTTAGAGGAGGTAGTAATGATCAGACGCTGGTATTGATGAATAATACAACAATTTTTAATCCAGGTCACTTACTTGGCTTCTTTTCAGTCTTTAACGGAGATTTTGTTTCGGATGTGACTATCCTTAAAGGTAATATCCCTGCTAAATATGGCATTAGAGCTTCCTCGGTATTGGATGTAAAGATGAATAAATGGGCAACTAAGAAGTTAAATGTATATGGAGGAGTAGGTATTGTTAATTCAAATTTAGGAGTTAAAACCAAGTTACTTGATGATAAACTCGATCTGCATATAGGCGGTCGAATTTCTTACATTAATTGGATTTTGGGACTCGTTCCTGATAAGGACATCCTTCAGAGTTCTGCACAATTTGGTGATGCTAATTTTTCTTCTAGATATCGCATAAACGATAAAAACAGCATATTTTTCTCTAGCTACTACGGAGAAGACTTTTTTAAATTTTCAGATAAAATAATCTATCAGTGGTCTACATTCAATAATCAGTTTAAGTGGACAAAAATTCTTAAGAATGATTGGATCTTGGAATCTGAAGTTGCTTCTAGTACGCTCAACAATAATTCGGAAAGCTTAATCTTCAATGATGAATTTGATTTTGAAAATGGTATCTCCGAATACTCGCTTAAGAGCAATATAAGTAACGAACGAATTATTGCGGGAGTTGATGTAACAAAATACAATATTGATTTAGGTAACATCAAACCAACAACATCGAATTCAATTGTTGAAGAAAAATCCTTAGATGAGGAAGATGCCTTGAATATTGGGATTCACGCGAGTTACCTAACGAAGGTTTCTGATTATTTAGAAATTACCACAGGCTTGCGATTTAATTACTTCATGAATTTAGGACCTTCAGAGATTAATGTTTACGGAAATGGAGCCCCTTTTACACAGGACAATATTATTGGGCAAGAGATAATTAATGATGGAGATTTAAATTATTCAAAATACACGTGGGAGCCAAGAGTAGGGATAAAGTATAATATCAATGAAAATTCAATAACCGCAGGATATTCAAGAGTCAACCAATTTTTGCACCTTATTTCAAATACGGTTCTTATCAACCCATCTACTGTTTGGAAAGCAAGCGATAGGTTTATTCCACCTACTCAAATCGATCAGTTTTCTTTGGGATATACTCATAATTTGATAAAAAATAATATTTCGATATCAGTTGATGGTTTTTATAAAATAATGAGTGATCTGGTTGAGTACAGAAATGGAGCCAATTTGGTTTTGAATGAAAACATAGAACAAGAGATATTAAGAGGAGAGGGAAGATCTTATGGAGTGGAATTATTGGTTTCTAAAGAGAAGGGACTATTTACAGGTTTAGCGTCTTATACCTATTCGCGGACTTTTGTAACGGTAAATGATGCCAGACAAGGTGTGGAAATAAACTCAGGAAACAAGTATCCTTTTTATTCAGATAGACCTCACAATTTCAAAGCAAGCTTTGACCTTAAGCTTTCTAAGAAGTGGACATTGTCATCAAATTTCACCTATCTGACAGGAGCTCCAATTAACACACCTGTAAATATTTTTGCAATAGATGGTGTAAGAGTTCCATTCTTCTCGAATCGAAATTCAGATAGAATTCCTGACTATCATCGACTTGATTTGGTAGTTACTCTTAAGAGTAGGATTCGCAAAACTAAAAAGAACAACGATCGCTGGGTTTTTGCACTCTATAATGTTTACGGGAGAGATAACATAGCTACCGTTTTCTTCTCAAGCGAAAACAACGCCCCATCACAGCCTTTTGCATTGGTCAATGTTGGAAGAATGATTCCTACTATAACATACAAATTTGAGTTTTAA
- a CDS encoding CHAT domain-containing protein, with translation MSLRSLPKIWLFIHLLPALSFGQANDANHLLTRGEKHIYNGYYDSAINVLQKALVSFNIDLDVDDIITTYYVLGDGYLNLGKCDSAEYVINQGLSLSGDRQALLAEGYYMRAKSVSGCSNRWEEAKKDLFKSLLIKEALYGAESIAVSFDYNLMGYIYHFSAEYDSAEYYLDRALSIRSGNPEIDSVEISATYFYLGKVNQKKDRLKQALEYSLLALDIRQRLLPLNHPSTSNSLDDVGRIYKSFGNNDRALDYYQHGLEIRKKTLGDDHVNVGASYYSIGTLHGNMFNYRRAIHFIEQGNLILKNKYGEKIPVLHTYYAYLGQMYHKVGELKKAQELLSLSLSLSEKYLPEDHLYLAIIYNIIGQYHSDRNELDLQQTYHLKALNIYRARGIRTVNEADVLSELGKASLMTKDFSRAKKYFDESISIYKDHFGDKGSKMATLYQHKGNLKRQQGDLLAALNDYWMSLESLSFDSIEKDAVFDLKLLTHKQKALTSIHRIANTYRTLYNESKNVEDFKRSLQFFEKGISLIDLIGSEYQLEDSRTQLANDTRSFFNDAINATYEFYELTGEDEYKNNLFYIIEKSKSPVLLSRIQETEARQFSGVPDSLISKEIDFRVELSYYKDQLRNLRATNNENKVSFYQKEVFETQNAYERFKEELKSKFSNYYAYRYASDIIDISELRKSLPPETMMLEYYQGESEIYVLSISDQVFDIRQINISDTLTLSMYDYQKSLTDNVFIVNEPKVADSLLVTSAYRLCQILVSPNVQSAQNIQKLLIIPDGDLSELNFGTFLTKPAESGKIAYDLLTYLLSEYSISYAYSATLNFRKTTTTANLGFAGFAPSYEASLYTSIDSSQHPMTYELVREGRLPLPGAIEEVRKISIFFGGKIWINEEASESNFKSNAGKYSVLHLAMHSLLNGEEPEYSELLFNHQNDSLNDGYLTIDEIYNLDLDAAMVVLSACSSGGGALEVGEGPISFTRAFSYAGCPSVIMSMWKLPDASTNQIMVEFYHNIRSGDTKDVALRKAQLKYLESMDDPLYQHPFFWGSFVALGDTDPIASANNWSGKRMLFYAIGFLVILGFVFRKKFFTLGH, from the coding sequence ATGTCTTTACGGAGTTTACCTAAAATCTGGCTGTTTATACATTTACTGCCAGCACTCTCATTTGGTCAAGCAAATGATGCAAACCATCTTCTTACAAGAGGTGAAAAACATATTTATAATGGCTATTATGATAGTGCAATCAATGTACTTCAAAAAGCATTGGTTTCATTTAATATTGATTTGGATGTCGATGATATCATTACTACTTACTACGTGCTTGGAGATGGCTATCTAAACCTAGGAAAATGTGACAGTGCAGAGTATGTAATTAATCAAGGGTTAAGTTTGAGCGGTGACAGGCAGGCACTTCTTGCTGAAGGTTATTACATGAGAGCAAAATCTGTTTCCGGCTGTTCCAATAGGTGGGAGGAAGCAAAAAAAGACTTATTCAAATCCTTATTGATAAAAGAAGCTCTTTATGGAGCTGAGAGTATAGCCGTCTCCTTCGACTATAATTTGATGGGTTACATCTATCACTTTTCAGCAGAATATGACTCAGCGGAATATTATTTGGATAGAGCTTTGTCCATTCGGTCTGGTAATCCTGAAATTGATTCAGTAGAAATTTCAGCTACTTATTTCTATCTGGGAAAGGTTAATCAAAAAAAGGATCGTCTAAAACAAGCACTGGAATATAGCCTGTTAGCACTTGATATTAGGCAGAGACTTCTTCCGCTCAATCATCCAAGCACTTCAAACAGTCTTGATGATGTAGGTCGTATCTATAAAAGCTTTGGAAACAATGACAGAGCCCTTGATTATTATCAACATGGTTTGGAAATAAGAAAGAAAACATTGGGAGATGATCATGTCAATGTGGGAGCAAGTTACTATTCCATTGGAACGCTACATGGAAATATGTTTAACTATAGAAGAGCGATCCATTTTATAGAACAAGGTAACTTGATATTGAAAAATAAGTACGGAGAAAAAATTCCAGTATTGCATACCTACTATGCCTACCTAGGACAGATGTATCATAAAGTAGGAGAGTTAAAAAAGGCCCAAGAATTACTTAGTCTTTCTTTGAGTCTTTCAGAAAAATACCTTCCTGAAGACCATCTATACTTAGCAATTATTTACAACATTATTGGTCAATACCATTCAGATCGTAATGAATTGGATTTGCAGCAAACGTATCACCTAAAGGCACTAAATATCTACCGAGCTCGTGGAATAAGGACAGTTAATGAAGCAGATGTACTTTCGGAACTCGGTAAGGCAAGCCTAATGACAAAAGATTTTAGTCGAGCAAAAAAGTACTTTGATGAAAGCATATCTATCTACAAAGATCACTTTGGGGATAAAGGCAGTAAGATGGCAACATTGTATCAACATAAAGGGAATTTGAAGAGACAACAAGGAGATCTACTTGCTGCTCTGAATGATTATTGGATGTCTTTGGAGTCCCTTTCCTTTGACTCAATTGAAAAGGATGCAGTTTTTGATTTGAAATTACTCACGCATAAACAAAAGGCATTGACAAGTATTCATCGAATAGCAAATACATACAGAACACTTTATAATGAATCGAAAAATGTGGAGGACTTTAAAAGATCTCTCCAGTTTTTCGAAAAAGGCATATCACTAATAGATCTGATTGGATCTGAATATCAATTGGAAGATTCCAGGACACAATTGGCTAACGACACCAGAAGCTTTTTTAATGATGCAATTAATGCAACATATGAATTTTATGAATTAACTGGTGAAGATGAGTATAAGAACAATCTCTTTTACATCATTGAGAAAAGCAAATCACCAGTCTTATTATCAAGAATTCAGGAAACTGAAGCAAGACAATTTTCTGGGGTGCCAGATAGTTTGATTTCTAAAGAGATAGACTTTCGAGTTGAACTTTCCTATTATAAAGATCAGTTGCGAAATTTGAGAGCTACCAATAATGAAAATAAGGTCTCTTTCTACCAAAAAGAAGTATTTGAAACGCAAAATGCCTATGAGCGATTCAAGGAAGAATTGAAAAGTAAATTTTCAAATTATTACGCATATCGATATGCTAGTGACATCATTGACATATCGGAGTTAAGAAAATCACTTCCTCCTGAAACAATGATGCTTGAGTATTATCAAGGAGAGAGTGAGATATATGTCTTATCTATTAGCGATCAAGTTTTTGATATTCGTCAGATTAATATAAGTGATACACTAACCTTATCGATGTATGATTATCAAAAGAGTTTGACAGATAATGTTTTTATTGTTAATGAACCGAAAGTAGCCGATAGCTTATTGGTTACCTCAGCCTATAGATTGTGTCAAATACTTGTATCACCAAATGTGCAGAGTGCTCAGAACATTCAGAAGCTTTTGATTATTCCGGATGGAGATCTGAGTGAATTAAATTTTGGGACATTTCTTACAAAACCAGCGGAAAGCGGTAAAATAGCTTATGACCTTTTAACCTATTTACTATCTGAGTATTCCATTAGCTATGCCTATTCAGCTACCTTGAATTTTAGGAAAACAACTACTACGGCAAATTTAGGATTTGCCGGATTTGCCCCTTCCTATGAAGCTTCATTATATACTAGCATAGATTCTAGTCAGCACCCTATGACCTATGAACTGGTTAGGGAGGGAAGACTTCCATTGCCTGGAGCTATTGAGGAAGTTAGAAAAATCAGTATTTTTTTTGGTGGAAAAATTTGGATCAATGAAGAAGCTTCCGAAAGTAATTTCAAGAGTAATGCTGGAAAGTACAGTGTACTTCATCTTGCCATGCATAGTTTGTTGAATGGAGAAGAACCTGAATATTCAGAGCTGTTGTTTAATCATCAAAATGATAGCTTGAATGATGGCTACTTGACGATTGACGAAATCTACAACTTGGATTTGGATGCAGCTATGGTGGTGTTGAGTGCCTGTAGCAGCGGTGGCGGAGCTTTAGAAGTGGGAGAAGGGCCTATAAGCTTTACGAGAGCATTTAGCTATGCGGGGTGCCCTAGCGTAATTATGAGTATGTGGAAATTGCCAGATGCATCCACCAATCAAATCATGGTTGAATTTTATCATAATATCCGATCTGGAGATACCAAAGATGTAGCACTCAGAAAGGCTCAGTTGAAGTACCTTGAAAGTATGGATGACCCATTGTATCAGCACCCCTTCTTTTGGGGGAGTTTTGTGGCTTTGGGAGATACGGATCCTATTGCAAGTGCTAACAATTGGTCGGGTAAGCGAATGCTTTTCTATGCGATTGGTTTTCTCGTTATCCTAGGATTTGTTTTTAGAAAAAAATTCTTTACTCTCGGTCATTGA
- a CDS encoding DUF4249 family protein, whose protein sequence is MKNTIPYFIIFIVFIGCTEPFELGKPKAILDVVDGKISTLEGQSYIRIFQQVDDSVQIPVPDLTISVISDKGDISLFRYKSGVYIPQESNFKGEVGTRYKMEAFNSDIMIESSFDSIPQPIPLSMALVDTFASILTPLNLIQKLDAVAAIAKIPSQTERRYTRLRFELTYLDFFSSEIDTTSFDKQYALYSCESNNGCSSDTTKVPVGLTTQQTWLFVNDSNPDCLNREGEVDLSNGCVPTCCRLEDDWNTEFKVYLESMSFSSYVYWEQIQQLTNNNGLIFDTFPFPISGNISCIGCQNEVVGLFRTVAETSATENRIL, encoded by the coding sequence ATGAAAAATACGATTCCTTATTTTATCATTTTCATTGTCTTTATAGGATGTACAGAGCCTTTTGAGTTAGGCAAGCCGAAGGCGATACTTGACGTTGTAGATGGTAAAATATCTACGTTAGAAGGACAGTCTTACATAAGAATATTTCAGCAGGTTGATGATAGTGTTCAGATTCCAGTTCCAGATTTGACTATTTCCGTAATTTCAGATAAAGGAGATATTTCCCTTTTTCGCTATAAATCAGGGGTTTATATTCCGCAAGAATCTAATTTTAAAGGAGAAGTAGGGACTAGATATAAGATGGAAGCTTTCAATTCAGATATCATGATTGAATCTTCATTTGATTCAATACCTCAACCTATTCCATTGAGCATGGCACTAGTTGATACTTTCGCATCAATATTGACACCTTTAAACCTCATTCAAAAATTAGATGCGGTTGCAGCTATTGCCAAAATCCCCTCACAAACTGAAAGAAGGTACACTCGGTTAAGATTTGAGCTTACCTATTTAGATTTTTTTAGCTCAGAAATTGATACGACCTCATTTGACAAACAATATGCACTGTATTCATGTGAAAGTAATAATGGATGCAGTTCTGATACAACAAAAGTGCCTGTAGGACTGACCACTCAGCAAACGTGGCTATTTGTGAATGATAGTAATCCAGATTGTTTAAATAGAGAAGGAGAAGTAGACCTATCTAATGGATGCGTACCTACATGTTGCCGGCTTGAAGACGACTGGAATACTGAGTTTAAAGTTTACCTAGAGTCAATGTCATTCTCATCCTATGTATACTGGGAACAGATACAACAATTAACTAACAATAATGGATTGATATTCGATACATTCCCTTTTCCCATATCAGGTAATATTTCATGTATTGGGTGTCAAAATGAGGTTGTTGGTCTTTTTAGAACAGTTGCAGAAACTTCTGCTACAGAAAATAGAATTTTATGA
- a CDS encoding DUF4249 family protein — translation MIRNLLIYVSVFVVSCSEPFEIDKKSEIIVVEGQISNLISRSFIRIYRLNEEGNITSFPDLVVNVMTESGDEFAFRTSKGSNLYLPAAGFTGVVGERYRMEARGPEDLFFESTYDMLVEPIEFELNTKDTTIAILNSLNIINFSQGTAVIAEIPSQENSIFSRMDFKYSYIDYFTEKTVEVQTEDEFVLYSCDDDVSCLTSTNIPVGSTTRHEWFFLLNTQACGSAADTLNLLENCNATSCCQYFEDWPAEFEIRVESMSQESYEFWAEVVRLRQNNGLIFDTYPFPISGNISCENCDKEVVGIFRTVSETFEKKTVIL, via the coding sequence ATGATTAGGAATCTACTCATTTACGTCTCAGTCTTTGTCGTTTCATGCTCAGAACCATTCGAAATAGACAAGAAATCGGAAATTATTGTTGTGGAAGGACAAATTTCGAATCTGATCTCTAGATCTTTCATACGTATTTATAGACTTAATGAGGAGGGAAATATCACGAGTTTCCCTGATCTGGTCGTCAATGTGATGACAGAAAGTGGAGATGAATTCGCTTTTAGAACAAGTAAGGGGTCGAATTTATACCTTCCTGCCGCTGGATTTACTGGAGTGGTTGGTGAAAGATACAGAATGGAAGCTAGAGGTCCGGAGGATTTATTCTTCGAGTCTACATATGACATGCTCGTCGAACCGATTGAATTTGAACTCAATACAAAAGACACAACTATAGCAATTTTAAATAGCCTAAATATTATAAATTTTAGTCAGGGCACAGCGGTAATAGCCGAGATTCCTTCTCAAGAGAATTCGATTTTTTCCAGGATGGACTTTAAATACAGCTACATTGATTATTTCACAGAGAAAACTGTAGAGGTCCAGACCGAAGATGAATTTGTATTGTATTCTTGTGATGATGATGTCTCATGTTTAACTTCTACTAATATACCAGTCGGTTCAACTACTCGACATGAGTGGTTTTTCCTATTAAATACACAAGCCTGCGGTAGTGCGGCTGATACATTAAATCTTCTTGAAAACTGTAATGCAACTTCATGTTGTCAGTATTTTGAGGACTGGCCAGCAGAATTTGAAATTAGAGTAGAATCTATGTCTCAAGAGTCTTATGAATTTTGGGCAGAGGTGGTGAGATTAAGACAGAATAACGGATTAATATTTGATACGTATCCTTTTCCAATATCAGGTAATATTTCATGTGAAAATTGCGACAAAGAAGTAGTCGGAATATTTAGAACTGTTTCAGAGACATTTGAGAAAAAAACTGTGATTCTGTAA